The nucleotide window TTTACTAAATCTGCATTTGTTTTCGTACCTTTGCGCCACAGAAGTGATTCCCTTAATCATTCTGCTAAAACTGATTGTATTCACTTACTAATCGTGCTGTAGCAGAAGCTCTTCTATTACCCCAACGCCGCCTTATTGCCTTAGATTTACTCTTTCTTTTACCCTATGGCCGAGAGCACAGACAAACCGGGGACGGGCCGTCACGCCAAGCGCATCTCCAGCATTCTGGTTACCCAGCCTAAACCCGCAACCGACGTTTCCCCCTACTTCAGCATTGCTGAGAAGTATGGCATTAAAGTCGATTTCCGCGAGTTTATCCAGGTGGACCCAGTTTCCTATAAGGATTTTCGCAAGGAGAAAATCAATATTGCGGAGCACACGGCGGTAATCTTCACCAGCCGCAACGCAGTAGACCACTTCTTCCGCATTTGCCAGGAAGCCAAGCTGGAAATGCCCGCCGAGATGAAGTATTTCTGCATTTCGGAGCAAACCGCTAACTACCTGCAGAAGTACATTGTGCTCCGAAAGCGTAAGCTATTTGTCGGCCAGCGCACTGCCGCTGATCTTTTTGACGTAATCAAAAAGCATAAGGGTGAGAAGTTTCTGTACCCCTGCTCGGATATCCGTAAAGACGATATCCCTGAGTTTATGCGGGCCAATAACTTCAAATTCACGGAGGCCGTCATCTACCACACCGTCGCCAGCGACCTGTCCGACTTGTCGGATGTGAAGTACGACTGCATTGCTTTCTTCAGCCCCTCCGGTATTAGCTCGCTCTTCATCAACTTTCCCGACTTCGAGCAAAACGGAACCCGTATCGCGGCCTTTGGTCCCACGACGGCTAAAGCCGTGTTGGATGCTGGCTTAGAGTTAGATATTGAGGCCCCGCAGCCTAATGCCCCGTCCATGACGGGAGCTATTGAAGCCTATATTCGCCTGCATCATGGACCTGATGTGGGAAAAGAAAAAAGTAAAAGCGGCAAACAAAACGCTTAGCACGTAAAATAAGCGGAAGGGCACTAAAATGCTCTTCCGCTTGTTTTTTTATAGAGGTTTGTAGAGGAGGGTTTTTTCCATACATTTGGAAATACCTACGTTGGCCAACCCAAGCCCTAACAGGCCACAAATCAATCAGTTCTATGAAGAGAACTTTACTTTCTATCCTGCTGACCACAGCAATTTCGGCTACTGCGCTTGCCCAGCAGCAGCCCCAGTTTAGCCATTACGGCTTTAATGGGATGTATCTGAACCCCGCTTATGCAGGTATCAAGGGCAGGGCGAAATTACTACGTTGGGCCGTTATCAATACTTGGGTTATAACGCAACGTTTGACGACGGTGGGTCTCCCCAGACCTACACACTTAGTGCCTCACTGCCAGTAGCGGCTATTGGCGGCGGCGTAGGCCTTAGCCTGTTCCGCGACAAAATAGCCCAGTCAAGCATTACGAACGTGCAACTGTCTTACTCTAAACACCTGAAGGTGGGAGAGGGTCGATTGGGTATTGGGGTGCAGGGTATCTTCAATCACCTGAGCAAAGGTGTATACCGGCCAGCCGATGAGCGTCCTGATGGAAGCGTGCCGCGGGAAGGATCGGACCAGAAGTTTGATGCGGGCGTAGGAGTGTGGTACGAGTCAGACAAGCTCTACGCTGGCTTGAGTACCAACAACCTGTTGCGCTCAGAATACCGCTTTAAAAGCGAAGGTGGAACCAACAGCGCTAAGGTAATCGGTGAAAATCACGCATATCTGACGGCTGGTTACAATATTGAGGCCTCGGCCTCCGTTATTGTTACCCCCACAGTTCTGGTGAAGATGGTATTGCCCGGGAAGTTTGGTGACAACAATAAATTCAGTTTGAAGAACAACTCGTACGAAGGTGGTGTTCGGGCTACGCTCAATGATAAGTTCTGGGGTGGAGTAAGTTACCGGTACGATGAGTCCATTACTGGCTTATTGGGCATGAGCTTTGCTAAGGACAATGCTTTGCGCTTCGGCTACGCATTCGACTTTATTGCATTTAACCAAGCTGCACGTGCATTCAGCTCTCACGAGATTATGCTTTCGTACCGGTTACCAAAGCCTGGTCCCACTACACGTCCAGCTATCCGCACTCCCGATACAGCTTCTGATTTTAGGGGGCTCTTTCTAGATTGTTGAGTTGTTGGTTGTGTGCATGGGTAATTTGCAGGGCTTTTACACTAACTCTTTGCTTACCATCGTTTAACCGGTATCTGTCCCGGTTCGTAGACAAAAGGCAAGCATTGGGCGACAGGCTTGCGAGCGAATGTAATATTCGCTAGATTTGCCGGATCGTTAAATTGTAATCTTAGGGTATCGCCGCCTGAACAGTCTTTTTTTCCTTAACATGAACAAGTTTCTCGTATTGCCTCTCGTAGCCCTGTCGGCGCTGTTTCTGGGAGGCTGTGGTTTCGGCAAAGGACCGCAAGGCGATTTGGTCGGAGCGGAGGACCGCCCCGAGTTCAATCCGCAGGAAGTTCCTTTTGGCATGGTACCCTGCCCCGGCGGAACCTTCCACATGGGTCAAACCGACCAAGACATTTCGGCTTCCATGGTTAACATGAACAAGCAGGTGACTATCGCCGGCTTCTACATGGATGAGACGGAAATTACCAACAATGAGTATCGTCAATTTATGAACGCCATTCGGCAGGACTCTATTGATGTGCTCGGCGAGGAGTATGTAATGACAGAGCTCTACCCCGATACTACGGTATGGGTCCGGGACTTCACCTACCACATGGGTGACCCCCTGATGGAGTATTACTACACTCACCCTGCTTTTGATGACTACCCGGTAGTTGGTGTTGACTGGTTCGCGGCTAAGTATTTCTGCAACTGGCGCACCAAGAATAAGAATGCTGCTAACGCGGAGGCGGGCTTGGCTCCTACGCCAAACTTCCGCTTGCCTTCCGAGGCTGAATGGGAGTACGCTGCTCGTGGTGGTCGTGACCTTGCTACATACCCTTGGGGTGGCCCTTACCTGCGCAACTCGAAAGGCTGCATGTTGGCAAATTTTAAGCCGGGCCGTGGTGACTACGCCAGCGATGGTTACGCTTACACCGCCCCCGTAGGGGCCTTCTTCCCGAACGATTTTGGCCTGTACGATATGTCGGGCAACGTGT belongs to Hymenobacter cellulosilyticus and includes:
- the porK gene encoding type IX secretion system lipoprotein PorK/GldK; amino-acid sequence: MNKFLVLPLVALSALFLGGCGFGKGPQGDLVGAEDRPEFNPQEVPFGMVPCPGGTFHMGQTDQDISASMVNMNKQVTIAGFYMDETEITNNEYRQFMNAIRQDSIDVLGEEYVMTELYPDTTVWVRDFTYHMGDPLMEYYYTHPAFDDYPVVGVDWFAAKYFCNWRTKNKNAANAEAGLAPTPNFRLPSEAEWEYAARGGRDLATYPWGGPYLRNSKGCMLANFKPGRGDYASDGYAYTAPVGAFFPNDFGLYDMSGNVSEWCDDAYMEASVPVVWDMNPTNPDDNEPRKVVRGGSWKDISYFLETGTRNFEYQDSARSYIGFRTAMIQIGSAL
- a CDS encoding uroporphyrinogen-III synthase produces the protein MAESTDKPGTGRHAKRISSILVTQPKPATDVSPYFSIAEKYGIKVDFREFIQVDPVSYKDFRKEKINIAEHTAVIFTSRNAVDHFFRICQEAKLEMPAEMKYFCISEQTANYLQKYIVLRKRKLFVGQRTAADLFDVIKKHKGEKFLYPCSDIRKDDIPEFMRANNFKFTEAVIYHTVASDLSDLSDVKYDCIAFFSPSGISSLFINFPDFEQNGTRIAAFGPTTAKAVLDAGLELDIEAPQPNAPSMTGAIEAYIRLHHGPDVGKEKSKSGKQNA